One region of Armigeres subalbatus isolate Guangzhou_Male chromosome 3, GZ_Asu_2, whole genome shotgun sequence genomic DNA includes:
- the LOC134219226 gene encoding potassium/sodium hyperpolarization-activated cyclic nucleotide-gated channel 3-like: MIVGHRCTLRHHSITHLAPILPGTSRWAKIGRFFRTLMLVSPHHPETKKYLKSHNQISKENKRQVSSYPSFVIHPFSSFRQYWDMVVFFALTLHLVMLAFDFTFLIFQDEYKYQGAIRFDLLLCGVLAAEVLLKFITGFVVKETSEIILEPRKIAMNYLKYGRLVYDLLRVMPYIMLLDTFNRAYYRYSVDIYLAFIIYLYVINIFRYKEIFQYFSIFPKILHAGEKKILVMKLIMNTIYVLHWSACLRYILPELTIVMEPKTIDSDVLGLVRQETQEERFSVGHFLVDVYWRHYRNGDSIHYPVSEGRMTVDPPSFEMYTRYYFQNRPVEKRMVDRNFVLMKLNDIRKNSSIFDRYMGSVKSTVKICLQSGRDEDAGIHFINNILTSFLLLGGWIWFTYIMLSMVQLIVSSEMSQTKYEEFANEIRAYAFNKRLSNNFKDRMLSHLGYRYRRHYFNSDDILKIMSDNLRRNVQMDICHNLLRYVEMFRGLPKTIIEDIVDHLKYEIYLEGDKLIEATTQGDAMYFIAYGTAAVYSVDGVELGHLIDGAHFGEMSVLNKGNQRTATIVALENCEVYRLTYETFQMLIEPHPHLLLGMHKLAEERVAKADKDRQTLPESEVYDNFLQ, translated from the exons ATGATCGTTGGTCACCGTTGCACACTTCGGCATCATTCGATTACCCATCTGGCTCCGATTCTGCCGGGAACGTCGAGATGGGCCAAGATCGGACGTTTCTTTCGTACCCTTATGCTAGTTTCACCGCATCATCCCGAAACTAAGAAATATCTCAAGAGCCACAACCAGATATCGAAAGAAAACAAACGGCAAGTTAGCAGTTATCCGTCGTTTGTCATCCACCCTTTCAGCTCTTTCCGTCAGTATTGGGACATGGTGGTGTTTTTTGCGTTAACGCTCCATCTAGTCATGCTGGCGTTTGATTTCACTTTCCTGATCTTTCAAGACGAATACAAATATCAAGGAGCTATAAGGTTCGATTTGTTGCTGTGCGGTGTTCTGGCAGCGGAGGTTCTGCTGAAGTTTATTACAGGGTTCGTGGTTAAAGAAACCAGTGAAATAATTTTGGAACCTAGGAAGATTGCAATGAACTACTTGAAGTATGGAAGACTGGTTTACGATCTGCTACGGGTCATGCCGTACATCATGTTGTTGGACACATTCAATCGAGCCTACTATCGATACTCGGTTGATATTTATTTAGCCTTCATCATCTATCTGTACGTGATCAATATCTTTCGTTACaaggaaatatttcaatatttcagt ATCTTCCCTAAAATTCTACATGCTGGTGAGAAAAAGATTCTGGTCATGAAACTGATAATGAACACCATCTACGTATTGCATTGGAGTGCTTGTTTGCGATACATCCTACCGGAACTGACCATCGTAATGGAACCGAAAACCATCGACAGTGACGTATTGGGATTGGTTCGCCAGGAAACTCAGGAGGAGAGATTTAGCGTTGGTCACTTTCTTGTCGACGTTTACTGGCGCCATTACCGAAATGGAGACAGCATTCATTATCCAGTGTCTGAAGGCCGAATGACAGTTGATCCCCCAAGCTTCGAAATGTACACGCGTTATTATTTCCAAAATCGCCCGGTCGAAAAGAGAATGGTGGATCGAAATTTCGTTCTGATGAAGCTGAATGATATCCGGAAAAACTCCAGCATATTTGACAGATATATGGGAAGTGTGAAATCCACCGTGAAAATCTGCTTGCAATCCGGACGAGACGAAGATGCGGGTATCCATTTCATCAATAATATTTTAACCTCCTTTCTTCTGTTGGGCGGTTGGATATGGTTCACCTACATTATGCTAAGCATGGTTCAATTGATTGTGTCATCCGAGATGAGCCAAACGAAGTATGAGGAGTTTGCGAACGAAATACGAGCTTACGCATTCAACAAACGGctaagtaacaatttcaaggaTAGAATGCTGAGCCACCTGGGTTATCGGTATAGGAGACACTATTTCAATTCGgatgatattttgaaaattatgtcGGATAATTTGAGAAGAAACGTACAGATGGACATTTGTCATAATTTGCTCAGATATGTGGAAATGTTTCGTGGATTACCAAAAACCATAATTGAAGACATTGTAGATCATCTGAAGTACGAAATCTATCTGGAAGGCGATAAGCTTATCGAGGCCACAACACAAGGGGATGCAATGTATTTCATAGCCTACGGAACAGCTGCTGTATACTCCGTTGATGGTGTGGAGCTTGGTCATCTGATCGACGGAGCTCATTTTGGAGAAATGTCGGTGCTCAATAAAGGAAATCAACGGACGGCTACTATCGTGGCCCTGGAGAATTGTGAGGTTTATAGATTGACGTATGAAACTTTTCAGATGTTGATTGAACCACATCCACATCTCCTGCTTGGAATGCACAAACTAGCTGAGGAGCGGGTGGCAAAAGCAGACAAAGATAGACAAACCTTGCCAGAGTCTGAGGTGTATGATAACTTCCTGCAATGA